GTGGTTACAGCCGTGCCACTGCCGAAGCGGCGATCGTCTCGGGTGCTGCCGATCTGGTGGCCTTTGGTCGGATCTACATTTCCAACCCCGACTTGGTGGAGCGCTTCGCTCAGGATGCGCCCCTCAATGCCTACGATCGCAACACCTTCTACGGCGGTGATGAACGGGGCTACACCGACTATCCCAGTTTGGAAGCAGCGTCTGTCTAACCAACACCGGCATTAATTGCCCAGCAAAAAACCGCCATGGCAGAACGCTGTGGCGGTTTTTTGTCATTACAGTGCCGAGGGATGGGCGCGATCGCTAGCGGGAGCTCCCTTCGCGAGCCCGACGCCGCTTATCCCGCCAATCGACGGCAGTGAGATAGATAACACCAGCAGTAACAGCCACCATCAAACTGAGGGCGACCACTGCCAAGATGGACGGTAAAAATTCAGTCATAGCGATCGCGCTGACCTAGAAGCCAATGCTGCCGTCGCCATTCCGACCCCAGACCACCATTGCCAGCGAGAACGTGAAGACAGCCAGCAAAGCGGCCCAACCAAAGGTCAACAGTTCCATGAGTCCCCAACCTGATGAGAGCGTTCTTAGTATTCTAGGCGTCCCTCGCCCTTGTGTTAAAAAACGATCGAGAGATGCCGCTTCTGTTTTGACCGTGCTGACCTGTTCACTGCAAGCGATCGCTGCACCAGCGACTGCCCCTGGTACAACGACAACTCGCGTTCGCCAGCCCTATCCGCACTTTCGTGTGATTGTGCTTGACGACGACGTCAATACGTTTCAGCACGTCGCAGACTGCCTGCTGAAGTACATTCCGGGCATGACGGGCGATCGCGCTTGGGATCTCACCAATCAAGTTCATTTTGAAGGAGCCGCCACCGTGTGGAGCGGCCCCCAAGAGCAAGCAGAGCTCTATCACGAGCAACTGCGGCGCGAAGGCTTGACCATGGCCCCGCTAGAAGCTGTTTGATTGCACCCGCGGGCTGATGGAGCTTAGTAGAAAGCCGAGAAGCTTCCTGAAGTCTGGATAGCCAGTTGCTGAACTGCTTGGGTGACGGCTTGCAGGATGAAAAAAGCCAGAATTGGCGAGAAGTCCATCCCACCCAACGGCGGAATGAATCGCCGGAATAAATCGAGATAGGGATCGGTGAGTTGACCCAAGATCAGCATGAACTGACTGCCCTGAAAATTCGGAAACCAGCTCAGGAGCACACGAATGATCAACAACACGAAGTAGATGTTGAGGGTGATCGAAAGCGTGTTGAGCAG
The sequence above is a segment of the Synechococcus elongatus PCC 11801 genome. Coding sequences within it:
- the petN gene encoding cytochrome b6-f complex subunit PetN; its protein translation is MELLTFGWAALLAVFTFSLAMVVWGRNGDGSIGF
- the clpS gene encoding ATP-dependent Clp protease adapter ClpS, yielding MAAPATAPGTTTTRVRQPYPHFRVIVLDDDVNTFQHVADCLLKYIPGMTGDRAWDLTNQVHFEGAATVWSGPQEQAELYHEQLRREGLTMAPLEAV
- a CDS encoding YggT family protein, encoding MMSSSLGLLLNTLSITLNIYFVLLIIRVLLSWFPNFQGSQFMLILGQLTDPYLDLFRRFIPPLGGMDFSPILAFFILQAVTQAVQQLAIQTSGSFSAFY